One stretch of Candidatus Nitrosotenuis cloacae DNA includes these proteins:
- a CDS encoding sulfite exporter TauE/SafE family protein, with amino-acid sequence MFESLWLIPLGFVAGVIGSIIGLGGGIVVVPVLTFLGVPHTISSSSSLFAAFSNSVASTVSYSKQKRVDYKTGLRLGLMSIPGTILGAVISAQATPDLFKILFAVVLIASCYYLFIKKNLDTKQGNLSKKMLVASSVISFFAGILSSFFGIGGGIIFVPLMMIGLGLLVKNATATSQLILMFSSASGMITHTLLGHADFEYALLLSIGAFAGGLLGARLSLEIKENRLRLLIVAVILIAAIKLILDSMGI; translated from the coding sequence ATGTTTGAAAGCTTGTGGCTAATTCCGCTTGGATTTGTTGCCGGCGTGATTGGCTCAATCATTGGACTTGGTGGAGGAATAGTAGTGGTTCCAGTATTGACATTTCTTGGCGTGCCACATACAATATCATCCAGTAGTAGTCTATTTGCAGCCTTTAGCAATTCAGTGGCATCTACAGTATCATATTCAAAACAAAAGCGAGTTGACTACAAGACAGGATTGCGACTCGGATTGATGTCGATTCCTGGAACCATACTTGGCGCAGTCATTTCCGCTCAGGCAACGCCGGATCTGTTCAAGATCTTGTTTGCTGTGGTTCTGATTGCATCGTGTTACTATCTATTCATAAAAAAGAACTTGGACACAAAGCAAGGTAATCTATCCAAAAAAATGCTAGTTGCATCATCGGTGATCAGTTTTTTTGCAGGAATCTTGTCGAGCTTTTTTGGAATTGGCGGCGGAATAATATTTGTACCATTGATGATGATCGGGCTGGGCTTGCTAGTCAAAAACGCAACTGCAACCTCGCAGCTAATCCTAATGTTCTCATCGGCATCTGGCATGATAACTCATACCCTACTGGGACACGCGGACTTTGAGTATGCCTTGTTATTGTCAATTGGAGCATTTGCGGGAGGGTTGCTTGGCGCAAGGCTTTCACTGGAAATAAAAGAAAACCGTCTAAGACTGCTAATCGTTGCAGTGATTTTGATTGCTGCAATAAAACTAATTCTGGATTCCATGGGAATTTGA
- a CDS encoding SDR family oxidoreductase, translating into MLKFQNKVILVTGSGTGIGQTVAKLFAENGASIIILGRRKEPLEDTKKILDEIINRVKSNAKVWLFPGVDVSDELGVSQMYDSLQKDGVFVDVVVNNAGVSGPVTCFPNSPLDEFKSAVGIHLTGTFWTSVQALKVMRPGAKIITISTFFTEEKPYEQRPYRFRSPYTAAQGAKNRLAESMSWELVEKGIVSIATNPGPVHSDRIYKTVYPKAAAEFLRVSGFEDLSPSEVEIANKDIVGLLGEDEKTTKDGIAKAADAVLKVKGGDAQKIAQTLTKLLAKIQEIAEKVQKNTSFMIADRQFLSQTQVAQTVLTLADDDIAKILNGKIIPGDRVFYPVKPHIATNTPTTQPSFAAEVVVFAIDATDKQDSDRAEFLAQHVEKNGGKAVCFISKETPKELQESISSKFHSHVINFKSQEEVQRWLNTAKTVGKLSTLVYLTGKVPSDLKIINLSRKDWDDLVDKFINTPATVIQTALETFVPGGKKDPRLYKGAKATIVTIGPDVPSGPKVSGADRARVEVFRGALRPFATTVNQELSDVLKSNVRAFLVLPGSIDGKDSDNAKIANALNYFVTDGSRRSSEVTFCVDETRD; encoded by the coding sequence ATGTTAAAATTTCAAAATAAAGTCATTCTAGTTACTGGTAGTGGAACCGGAATAGGACAGACGGTTGCTAAACTCTTTGCCGAAAATGGTGCAAGCATAATCATTTTGGGCAGAAGAAAGGAGCCATTAGAGGACACTAAAAAAATCCTAGATGAGATAATTAATCGAGTAAAAAGTAATGCCAAAGTTTGGCTATTTCCGGGAGTTGATGTTAGTGACGAACTCGGAGTATCACAAATGTATGATAGTCTGCAAAAGGATGGAGTCTTTGTAGATGTTGTGGTGAATAATGCAGGTGTTTCAGGACCGGTTACATGTTTTCCAAACTCACCACTAGACGAATTCAAGAGTGCCGTTGGCATACACCTGACTGGCACATTTTGGACATCGGTTCAGGCACTAAAGGTGATGAGACCTGGTGCAAAAATAATTACAATTTCGACATTTTTTACAGAGGAAAAGCCATACGAGCAAAGACCGTATCGATTCCGCAGCCCATATACTGCAGCTCAAGGCGCAAAGAACAGATTAGCAGAGTCAATGTCTTGGGAATTGGTAGAAAAAGGAATAGTATCAATTGCAACAAATCCAGGCCCAGTACACTCGGACAGGATTTACAAGACTGTTTATCCAAAGGCAGCAGCCGAATTTTTGCGAGTTAGTGGATTTGAGGATCTCTCGCCATCCGAAGTTGAAATCGCAAACAAAGACATTGTGGGATTACTAGGCGAAGACGAAAAGACCACCAAGGATGGAATTGCAAAAGCAGCTGATGCAGTACTCAAAGTCAAAGGCGGAGACGCCCAAAAAATTGCACAAACCCTGACAAAACTCTTGGCAAAAATTCAAGAGATTGCCGAAAAGGTCCAAAAAAACACATCATTCATGATTGCAGATAGACAGTTCTTATCACAAACCCAAGTGGCACAAACAGTACTCACACTGGCAGACGACGACATTGCAAAGATACTAAACGGCAAAATAATTCCAGGAGACAGGGTATTTTATCCAGTCAAACCACACATTGCAACCAACACACCAACAACGCAACCAAGCTTTGCAGCCGAAGTTGTCGTTTTTGCAATAGATGCTACTGACAAACAAGACTCTGATAGGGCTGAATTTTTGGCGCAACATGTTGAGAAAAATGGCGGAAAAGCAGTGTGCTTTATCTCAAAAGAGACACCCAAAGAACTCCAGGAATCCATCAGCTCAAAATTCCACAGTCATGTGATTAATTTCAAAAGCCAAGAAGAAGTTCAAAGATGGCTAAACACTGCAAAGACAGTCGGAAAACTATCCACCCTGGTGTACCTCACAGGTAAAGTACCATCAGATCTAAAGATAATCAACCTAAGCAGAAAAGACTGGGATGATCTGGTTGACAAATTCATAAACACTCCTGCAACTGTAATCCAAACTGCACTAGAGACATTTGTTCCAGGTGGCAAGAAAGACCCGCGTCTATACAAAGGTGCAAAGGCCACCATAGTTACAATAGGCCCAGATGTTCCATCAGGCCCCAAAGTATCCGGAGCCGACAGGGCGCGAGTTGAGGTTTTTAGAGGGGCTCTTAGACCATTTGCAACTACAGTAAACCAGGAGCTAAGCGATGTGTTAAAGTCCAACGTCAGGGCATTTCTGGTCTTGCCTGGAAGCATAGACGGTAAGGACTCGGATAATGCCAAAATAGCAAATGCACTCAACTACTTTGTCACAGACGGGTCCAGAAGATCATCAGAAGTAACATTCTGTGTTGATGAAACACGAGATTAG
- the endA gene encoding tRNA-intron lyase: MQGELVENRIIIWNIKDSKELFSETYYGKPIGIAKPKPEEIDVPLILDLIEGHYLQEKNQLVIYKNEKKISKQQMAEICREEYHNFDKKYLVYKDFRDKNYIVNPGIKFGCDFAVYQRGPGIDHAPYLVQVHNKTDTISSTGVVLAGRLATSVKKHFILAIPSSDKVSYLALDWWRA, from the coding sequence ATGCAGGGCGAGCTAGTAGAAAACAGAATCATAATTTGGAACATAAAGGACTCAAAGGAGCTTTTCTCAGAAACATATTATGGCAAACCAATTGGAATTGCCAAGCCAAAACCAGAGGAAATCGACGTTCCACTGATTTTGGATTTAATAGAAGGACATTACTTGCAGGAAAAAAATCAACTAGTCATCTACAAAAACGAGAAAAAAATATCAAAACAACAAATGGCAGAGATTTGCAGGGAGGAATACCATAATTTTGATAAGAAATATCTTGTCTACAAGGACTTTAGGGACAAAAACTACATCGTAAATCCAGGAATAAAATTTGGTTGCGATTTTGCAGTGTATCAACGAGGGCCAGGAATTGATCATGCACCATATTTGGTGCAGGTCCACAACAAAACAGATACGATATCATCAACAGGAGTGGTCTTAGCCGGACGATTAGCAACCAGTGTAAAAAAACACTTTATTCTTGCAATACCAAGCTCAGATAAGGTCAGTTATTTGGCCCTAGATTGGTGGCGCGCCTAG
- a CDS encoding DUF47 domain-containing protein yields MYSGELEVQAKRKAIAVLQDEINRILNAARELATLPALIMKKDKAGIKAVNEQISSIEEEVENLRRKITREVADVGGLIMNRENLLNTAYTMDEIAGYITGIAFKLSNIKPATLKSAKIDEDISELIELLVDEVYKLNEIVRGLNTNTANAIELAQETQKIEREIDRKYRQAVIKALDEITNTKELLLVKDVIQGIEEMSDKCQQVSDSFIMLALSL; encoded by the coding sequence ATGTATAGTGGAGAACTAGAGGTCCAAGCAAAACGAAAAGCGATTGCAGTTTTGCAAGACGAGATCAACAGAATTCTAAATGCAGCAAGAGAGTTAGCAACACTGCCTGCACTAATTATGAAAAAAGACAAGGCAGGAATCAAGGCAGTAAACGAGCAGATCTCCAGCATTGAAGAAGAAGTAGAAAACCTCAGACGAAAAATCACACGAGAGGTAGCAGATGTTGGAGGACTCATCATGAACAGAGAAAATCTTCTAAACACGGCATACACCATGGATGAAATTGCAGGATATATCACTGGAATTGCATTCAAGCTCTCAAACATAAAACCAGCCACTCTCAAGAGTGCAAAAATCGACGAAGACATTTCCGAGTTAATTGAACTACTAGTTGATGAAGTCTACAAACTAAATGAGATTGTACGAGGTCTTAACACAAACACTGCAAACGCAATAGAGCTTGCCCAAGAGACCCAAAAAATAGAGCGAGAAATTGACAGAAAATACAGACAGGCGGTAATCAAGGCGCTGGATGAGATAACCAACACCAAGGAATTATTGCTAGTCAAAGATGTCATTCAGGGAATTGAGGAAATGTCAGACAAGTGTCAGCAGGTATCAGATTCATTTATCATGTTAGCACTGAGTCTATAA
- a CDS encoding ATP-dependent DNA ligase yields MRFSEIADTFEKMSATTKRLELTQHLVELFQKTPPEIISKIVYLIQGKLRPDFEGIELGLAEKLAIHALSKSSGIPIKKINSTYAEDGDLGGAAAKIMEQKTQTTFLAQDITAERVYETLYKIAKLEGQRSQDMKMKYVSSLLNDATPQEAKFILKIAMGTLRLGIADNTVMDALAISYTGSKENRQRLEAAYNVSSDLGAVAETISRNGLKGLDEFHVKVFSPIRPMLAERVKSEAEAIEKLGGEFAAEYKLDGERVQIHYKDNRMVLYSRRLENITSYYPDILENLPKVLKTTDVILEAEAVAINQDSGEFLPFQELMHRRRKYDIDRIVEKYPITVNLFDVLYLNGKDLLNEPYKIRRKKLEEITSENEYAKIVTQVIVHAENEIEDFLENGINAGCEGLMLKSLDAPYRAGARGNNWLKLKREYRNELGDSLDLVVIGAFFGKGRRTGKYGTLLLASYNQDRDAFESICKVGTGFTDENLDQFYQILQDKVTLKKNPRIESGMEPDVWFEPELVIEIVASEITLSPVHTTAKDSIRTGSGLALRFPKFTGKIRMEKAPEDASTDQEVIALYKNQKKVTQNVSDA; encoded by the coding sequence ATGCGGTTTTCAGAGATTGCAGATACTTTTGAAAAAATGAGTGCTACAACAAAACGACTAGAGCTAACACAGCACCTAGTGGAATTATTCCAAAAAACACCGCCAGAAATCATCTCAAAAATTGTCTATCTTATCCAGGGAAAGCTAAGACCAGACTTTGAGGGAATAGAGTTAGGATTGGCAGAAAAACTTGCCATTCATGCGCTATCCAAATCATCTGGAATTCCAATAAAAAAGATCAATTCCACATATGCTGAAGACGGAGATCTTGGAGGAGCAGCTGCCAAAATAATGGAGCAAAAAACCCAGACCACGTTTTTGGCCCAAGACATCACAGCAGAGCGTGTTTACGAAACACTATACAAAATTGCAAAGCTGGAAGGTCAGCGCTCCCAAGACATGAAAATGAAATATGTCTCAAGCCTCCTAAATGACGCAACGCCGCAAGAGGCAAAATTCATTCTCAAAATAGCAATGGGTACGCTGCGGCTAGGGATTGCAGACAATACGGTAATGGATGCACTTGCCATTTCCTATACCGGCTCTAAGGAAAACAGGCAACGACTAGAAGCAGCATACAATGTGTCATCGGACTTGGGTGCGGTAGCAGAAACAATTTCACGTAATGGTTTGAAGGGACTGGACGAATTTCATGTCAAGGTGTTTAGTCCGATCAGGCCAATGCTTGCAGAGCGTGTTAAATCAGAGGCAGAGGCAATCGAAAAACTTGGTGGCGAATTTGCAGCTGAATACAAGCTTGATGGGGAAAGAGTTCAAATTCACTACAAGGACAATCGCATGGTTTTGTATTCAAGAAGATTGGAGAACATCACTAGTTACTATCCAGACATTTTAGAGAATCTGCCAAAGGTGTTAAAGACGACGGATGTGATTTTAGAAGCAGAAGCAGTTGCCATAAATCAAGACTCGGGTGAGTTTTTGCCATTTCAGGAATTGATGCACCGCAGACGAAAATACGATATTGACAGAATTGTGGAAAAATATCCAATCACAGTAAACCTATTTGATGTGTTGTATCTGAATGGGAAAGATCTACTAAACGAACCATACAAAATACGCAGAAAGAAACTAGAGGAAATAACAAGCGAAAATGAATACGCCAAAATAGTAACGCAAGTAATAGTTCATGCCGAAAACGAAATAGAAGACTTTTTGGAAAATGGGATCAATGCGGGCTGTGAAGGGTTGATGCTCAAGAGTTTGGATGCACCATACAGAGCAGGCGCACGTGGAAACAACTGGCTTAAGCTAAAGCGGGAATATCGAAATGAGCTTGGCGATAGTTTGGATTTGGTGGTAATAGGCGCATTCTTTGGCAAAGGCAGACGAACCGGAAAATACGGAACGCTTTTGCTTGCATCATACAATCAAGACCGTGACGCATTTGAGAGCATTTGCAAAGTCGGTACCGGGTTTACAGACGAAAACTTGGATCAGTTCTACCAAATACTACAAGACAAAGTCACACTCAAAAAAAATCCCCGAATCGAAAGCGGAATGGAGCCAGATGTGTGGTTTGAACCAGAGCTAGTAATTGAGATAGTTGCATCAGAAATAACACTGAGTCCAGTTCACACCACTGCCAAGGACTCCATCAGAACAGGTAGTGGACTTGCACTGAGATTCCCCAAATTCACAGGTAAAATTAGAATGGAAAAGGCACCAGAAGATGCATCCACGGATCAAGAAGTCATCGCACTATACAAGAATCAGAAAAAAGTGACCCAGAACGTATCGGATGCATGA
- a CDS encoding fructose-1,6-bisphosphatase, producing the protein MKVTVSAIKADVGGIGGHTRPSDGLLDAVRKTVKNAGSLLLDHYIGYSGDDVHIIMSHTKGTDNSEIHALAWKAFEEGTRVAKSEGLYGAGQDLLKDSFSGNVKGMGPGVAELEFDERPNEAFTVLAADKTEPGAFNYPFYRLFVDALSNTGLIVNKSLAAGVKLNIMDVEEGKIAELELWQDKPVLEAALMYPGRYVISSVYTKAGEPIASLSTDRLHNIAGTYVGKDDPIAIVRTQKNFPATEELGSVFNNPHYVAGNTRGSHHMPLMPVKLNTAASIDFCIPIVEALVFSMHDGKFTGPFDGFSTPDWDYVRNIATQKALAMRSQGFVHPATLVPSELEYAEGYKAVIEGLHKKMKSMESSSKSSGNKKYEDPD; encoded by the coding sequence GTGAAAGTTACAGTTTCTGCAATCAAAGCTGATGTTGGAGGGATTGGAGGACATACAAGACCGAGTGACGGATTACTTGATGCAGTCAGAAAAACTGTAAAAAATGCAGGTAGTCTTCTGCTAGATCACTACATCGGATATTCTGGAGATGACGTTCACATTATCATGTCACATACAAAGGGCACAGACAATTCCGAAATTCACGCACTGGCGTGGAAAGCATTTGAGGAGGGAACACGAGTTGCCAAATCAGAGGGATTATACGGCGCAGGCCAAGATCTTCTAAAAGACTCTTTTTCAGGAAACGTAAAAGGCATGGGCCCCGGAGTTGCAGAATTAGAATTTGATGAAAGACCAAACGAAGCATTCACTGTTTTGGCAGCAGACAAGACAGAGCCAGGCGCATTCAATTATCCATTTTACAGATTATTTGTAGACGCATTATCAAACACCGGACTAATCGTAAACAAGTCATTGGCAGCAGGAGTCAAACTCAACATAATGGATGTAGAAGAAGGAAAAATTGCCGAGCTAGAACTATGGCAAGACAAACCTGTCTTAGAGGCAGCCCTCATGTACCCAGGAAGATATGTCATCTCGTCCGTATATACAAAGGCCGGCGAGCCAATCGCATCTCTTTCAACCGACAGACTACATAACATTGCAGGCACATATGTTGGAAAGGATGATCCAATAGCAATAGTCAGAACTCAAAAGAACTTTCCGGCAACCGAAGAGCTAGGAAGTGTTTTCAACAACCCACACTATGTTGCTGGAAATACTCGTGGCAGCCACCACATGCCGCTAATGCCAGTCAAATTAAACACCGCAGCATCAATTGACTTTTGCATTCCAATTGTGGAGGCATTGGTCTTTTCCATGCATGATGGCAAGTTCACAGGTCCATTTGATGGATTCTCGACCCCAGACTGGGATTATGTAAGAAACATTGCAACACAAAAGGCACTGGCAATGAGAAGCCAGGGATTTGTGCATCCAGCGACACTGGTTCCATCAGAGTTAGAATACGCCGAAGGCTACAAGGCGGTGATTGAAGGCTTGCACAAAAAGATGAAGTCCATGGAGTCATCCTCAAAATCATCAGGCAACAAAAAATACGAAGATCCAGATTAG
- the tuf gene encoding translation elongation factor EF-1 subunit alpha — protein MATKPHLNLIVTGHIDNGKSTTMGHFLMDMGLVDERTIASHAAESEKTGKGDTFKYAWVMDNIKDERERGITIDLAFQKFETPKYFFTLIDAPGHRDFIKNMITGASEADAAVLVLSAKEGETDTAIAPGGQAREHAFLLKTLGVSQLVVAINKMDDSKYAEAAFKVAKEKAEKLVKSVGYKLENVPIIPVSGWKGDNLVKKSENMPWWTGKTLLLAFDDFTNPEKPVGKPLRLPVQDVYTITGVGTVPVGRVETGTFKPNDKIIVMPSGALGEVKSIETHHTQLEKAEAGDNIGFNLRGIEKKDIKRGDVIGHASDPPKAAKEFRAQIIVIHHPTALAPGYTPVMHAHTAQVAATITEFEAKINPATGGVDEQNPKFLKVGDSAIVKIRPVRPTCVETFKDFPELGRFALRDMGATIAAGIIKDITEEYKP, from the coding sequence ATGGCAACAAAACCACACTTGAACTTGATCGTAACAGGTCACATTGATAACGGTAAGTCCACTACAATGGGACACTTCTTAATGGATATGGGTCTTGTAGACGAAAGAACCATTGCATCACATGCAGCCGAGTCTGAAAAGACTGGAAAAGGAGACACCTTCAAGTACGCGTGGGTTATGGATAACATTAAAGACGAAAGGGAAAGAGGTATCACAATTGACCTTGCTTTCCAAAAATTTGAGACTCCAAAATACTTTTTCACTCTGATTGACGCACCTGGTCACAGAGACTTCATCAAAAACATGATCACCGGTGCATCTGAGGCAGATGCCGCAGTTCTAGTCCTTTCTGCAAAAGAAGGTGAGACAGATACTGCTATTGCGCCAGGTGGACAGGCAAGAGAGCACGCATTTTTGCTCAAAACACTAGGTGTAAGTCAACTAGTGGTTGCAATTAACAAGATGGATGACAGCAAATACGCCGAAGCAGCATTCAAAGTTGCAAAGGAAAAGGCTGAAAAACTAGTCAAATCCGTCGGCTACAAATTAGAAAACGTACCAATCATTCCAGTATCAGGATGGAAAGGCGACAATCTCGTCAAAAAGTCAGAAAACATGCCATGGTGGACAGGAAAAACACTGTTGCTTGCATTCGATGACTTTACAAACCCAGAAAAACCAGTTGGAAAACCACTCAGACTTCCAGTACAAGACGTCTATACCATTACTGGTGTAGGAACAGTACCAGTAGGAAGAGTAGAGACTGGCACATTCAAACCAAACGACAAAATCATTGTAATGCCATCTGGCGCATTAGGCGAAGTTAAATCAATTGAAACACACCACACCCAGCTAGAGAAAGCAGAGGCAGGTGACAACATTGGTTTCAACCTAAGAGGCATTGAAAAGAAAGACATCAAAAGAGGAGATGTCATCGGACATGCATCTGATCCACCAAAGGCAGCAAAAGAATTCAGAGCACAAATCATTGTAATTCACCATCCAACAGCTCTTGCACCTGGTTACACACCAGTAATGCATGCACACACAGCACAAGTTGCAGCAACAATCACAGAATTTGAAGCAAAAATCAACCCAGCAACTGGTGGTGTGGATGAGCAAAATCCAAAATTCCTCAAAGTTGGCGATTCAGCAATTGTAAAGATCAGACCAGTACGCCCAACATGTGTTGAGACGTTCAAAGACTTTCCAGAACTTGGACGCTTTGCGCTCAGAGACATGGGTGCAACAATTGCAGCCGGTATCATCAAAGATATCACTGAAGAATACAAACCATAA
- the rpsJ gene encoding 30S ribosomal protein S10 — protein sequence MTQSARIKLTSTNLPKLDGVCTEIMGIGEKTGVRVKGPTPLPVKRLNVVTRKSPCGNGTETYEKWEMRMHRRIIDLSADDKAIRQLMRLKIPDDVYIELSLK from the coding sequence TTGACTCAATCCGCCCGAATAAAACTGACTAGCACCAACCTCCCTAAACTCGACGGTGTTTGCACAGAAATCATGGGCATTGGAGAAAAAACAGGAGTCAGAGTAAAAGGGCCAACACCACTTCCAGTAAAAAGACTAAACGTTGTTACAAGAAAATCCCCATGTGGAAACGGAACTGAAACCTATGAGAAATGGGAGATGCGAATGCACAGACGAATAATTGATCTGAGTGCAGACGACAAAGCAATCCGACAATTAATGAGACTCAAAATTCCAGACGACGTATACATCGAATTATCATTAAAGTAA
- a CDS encoding RNA polymerase Rbp10, whose amino-acid sequence MAPATEKFDVIYKCLRCGTNVTNTELTRLPEIKCICGFRVFTKVRPPIVKTVQAI is encoded by the coding sequence ATGGCACCCGCAACTGAAAAATTTGATGTCATTTACAAGTGTCTGCGATGTGGAACCAATGTAACCAACACAGAACTGACCAGACTACCTGAGATAAAGTGCATCTGTGGTTTCAGAGTCTTTACCAAAGTCAGACCACCAATTGTAAAAACAGTTCAAGCGATCTAG
- a CDS encoding C2H2-type zinc finger protein — protein sequence MRLFKNKIPCERCDQKFSSIEEMMQHLQIVHGKDLPYSCKLCSLDFTNMEDMRTHLQRHHSYKKD from the coding sequence ATGAGATTATTCAAAAACAAAATACCTTGTGAGAGATGCGATCAGAAGTTCTCAAGTATCGAGGAGATGATGCAGCATTTGCAGATAGTTCATGGTAAAGACTTGCCATACAGCTGCAAATTATGTAGCTTGGACTTTACAAACATGGAAGACATGCGAACGCACCTGCAAAGACACCACAGTTATAAAAAAGACTAG
- a CDS encoding TIGR00725 family protein, whose translation MTKRRQILVIGNNESGCTPELEKLAYDVGVEVAKSESVLITGGLGGVMKAASHGAHDAGGLTVGIIPQDNPSYANEFCDIVIPSGLGLSRDFLNALSADGVIIVGGGSGTLSETCAAYMHKKPIAALKNSGGIASKFSDQYLDHRQNVKIVGVETPQEAVRYILSQITA comes from the coding sequence TTGACAAAAAGGAGGCAAATTCTAGTCATTGGTAATAATGAAAGTGGTTGCACTCCGGAGCTCGAAAAACTTGCATATGATGTAGGTGTTGAAGTTGCAAAATCCGAGTCTGTTCTGATAACTGGCGGCCTTGGCGGTGTGATGAAGGCAGCCTCACATGGAGCACATGATGCAGGAGGGCTAACAGTTGGAATAATTCCACAAGACAACCCTTCATACGCAAACGAGTTCTGTGACATTGTGATTCCAAGTGGTCTTGGATTATCACGAGACTTTCTTAATGCCTTGTCTGCTGATGGTGTGATAATTGTGGGTGGTGGTTCTGGTACCCTATCTGAAACATGTGCTGCATACATGCACAAAAAGCCAATTGCCGCACTCAAAAATTCTGGCGGCATTGCATCGAAATTCTCAGACCAGTATTTGGATCACAGACAAAATGTGAAAATTGTCGGAGTCGAGACGCCTCAAGAGGCAGTAAGGTACATTCTAAGCCAAATCACTGCATAG
- a CDS encoding 3-hydroxyacyl-CoA dehydrogenase, with protein MSVKNITVLGSGIMGHGIAQVSAMSGYNVVLRDIEQQFLDKAMEKIRWSLEKLVTKEKITKQESDAILGRIKTIVDLKEAVKGADLIIEAVPEIMELKKKVYSELDQVADKNTVFASNTSTLPITEIANTTSRPERFIGIHFFNPPQLMKLVEVIPGQKTGPEVLNLTVDYVKSVKKEPVVCKKDVPGFIVNRLFIPMVHEACWLKQRENLKLEEIDSAVKFNLGFPMGIFELADFTGMDVIHKATIELQIRDKKVIFPHPDVEKLFNEKKLGQKSGEGFYKYSDEKYERIQLDETLAKKCNPISLAANILNNAAWLVTNKASDIAEIEKAAQLGLGLKKPIFETGREIGIKNIVTELNNLAKKYGVFYEPDPLLVSMQ; from the coding sequence TTGAGTGTCAAAAACATCACAGTACTAGGCTCCGGCATAATGGGTCATGGAATAGCTCAAGTCAGTGCAATGTCAGGGTATAATGTTGTGCTGCGAGACATTGAGCAGCAGTTTTTGGATAAGGCAATGGAGAAGATACGCTGGAGTCTTGAGAAATTGGTCACAAAGGAAAAGATAACAAAGCAAGAATCAGATGCCATATTAGGACGAATCAAAACAATTGTTGATCTAAAGGAAGCAGTGAAAGGAGCTGACCTAATCATAGAAGCAGTTCCTGAGATAATGGAGTTAAAGAAAAAAGTCTACTCAGAATTAGATCAGGTTGCAGACAAAAACACAGTTTTTGCATCAAACACAAGCACATTACCAATTACAGAAATTGCAAATACAACTAGCAGGCCTGAAAGATTCATTGGAATTCACTTTTTCAACCCACCACAACTAATGAAACTAGTCGAAGTCATTCCAGGTCAAAAAACAGGACCAGAGGTACTAAATCTGACAGTTGATTATGTCAAGTCAGTCAAAAAAGAACCTGTGGTTTGCAAAAAGGACGTACCAGGATTTATTGTGAACCGACTTTTCATTCCAATGGTTCATGAGGCATGTTGGTTAAAGCAGCGAGAAAATCTTAAACTAGAAGAAATTGATTCTGCAGTGAAATTCAATCTAGGCTTTCCGATGGGAATATTTGAGCTTGCAGACTTTACTGGCATGGATGTAATACACAAGGCAACAATTGAACTGCAAATCAGAGACAAAAAAGTAATCTTCCCGCACCCAGATGTAGAAAAGCTCTTCAATGAGAAAAAACTTGGTCAAAAATCAGGCGAGGGATTCTACAAATATTCCGATGAAAAATATGAACGCATCCAGCTTGATGAAACATTGGCAAAAAAATGCAATCCGATCTCACTTGCCGCAAACATTCTAAATAACGCAGCATGGCTTGTTACAAACAAGGCAAGCGACATTGCTGAAATTGAGAAAGCAGCACAGCTTGGCCTTGGTCTCAAAAAACCAATTTTTGAGACAGGAAGGGAAATCGGTATCAAAAATATTGTAACAGAATTAAATAATTTGGCAAAAAAGTATGGCGTGTTTTACGAGCCAGACCCGCTACTAGTATCTATGCAGTGA